The following proteins come from a genomic window of Lolium rigidum isolate FL_2022 chromosome 5, APGP_CSIRO_Lrig_0.1, whole genome shotgun sequence:
- the LOC124651864 gene encoding ribosome quality control complex subunit NEMF-like has product MVKARMTTADVAAEVKCLRRLIGMRLSNVYDLTPKTYIFKLMNSSGITESGESEKVLLLMESGVRLHTTQYVRDKSSTPSGFTLKLRKHVRSKRLEDVRMLGYDRMILFQFGLGSNAHFIILELYAQGNIILTDSEYTVMTLLRSHRDDNKGLAIMSRHRYPVEACRTFERTDLTKLKETLKLSNTVDDKESSQVTPSSVDSQQPSEHANDEVPVTDKPEEPSKRTEKKSAAKTKQAGSNAKAGDGSQSNKATLKTLLGEALAYGPALAEHIILDAGLLPSSKVGKDPESSIDDHTIQSLVESVTRFEDWLVDIISGQKIPEGYILMKNKMAAKKNIMPSEGSSTNQKIYDEYCPILLKQFESREYDEFQTFDDALDEFYSKIESQRVDLQQKAKEDSAVHRLNKIKLDQENRVHTLRKEADHCISMAELIEYNLEDVDAAITAVRVSLANGMSWEALTRMIKEERKAGNPVAGLIDKLSFEKNCISLLLSNNLDDMDEDEKTAPVEKVEVDLSLSAHANARRWYEMKKKQETKQEKTITAHEKAFKAAEKKTRLQLAQEKTVAAITHMRKVHWFEKFNWFISSENYLIISGRDAQQNELVVKRYMSKGDLYVHAELHGASSTIIKNHKPDSPIPPLTLNQAGCYTVCHSKAWDSKIVTSAWWVYPHQVSKTAPTGEYLTVGSFMIRGKKNFLPPHPLVMGFGILFRLDESCLASHLNERRIRGEDDALPEIEVDPRKHPSNLEPDDRLATDSEMSIVTHGNESSMDHTSAHRNNDINSGNMDTADLSEQVAGTKTLENNGTSAFKEETQDDSVSSQLEDLLDKNLGLGPANVSGKSSLLISSLSSLAEDDDLDLKKSTLREKPYVSKAERRKLKKGQSTCESTSDPQHGEYVKKLDNSQHEKGKDNTKAANGESVKKLDNSQHEKGKDNTKAAHTKTSRGQKSKLKKIKEKYAEQDEEEREIRMALLASSGKASQKDKPSQDGEDTTAKQSKPSTGEDDSLKICYKCKKSGHLSRDCPESTSVVDSTGVSVGRSSDGMDKTAAPVGGSITMDEDEIHELGDEEKEKLIDLDYLTGIPLASDILLYAVPVCAPYNALQTYKYRVKITPGTAKKGKAAKTAMSLFMHIPDATNREKELMKACTDPELVAAIVGNAKITAPGLTQMKQKQKQKGKKAAKNN; this is encoded by the exons atggTGAAGGCGCGGATGACCACGGCGGACGTGGCGGCGGAGGTCAAGTGCCTCCGCCGCCTCATCGGCATGCGCCTCTCCAACGTCTACGACCTCACCCCCAAG ACTTATATCTTCAAGCTGATGAACAGCAGTGGGATCACTGAGTCGGGGGAAAGCGAGAAGGTTTTGTTGCTCATGGAAAGTGGTGTCAGACTGCACACCACTCAATACGTTCG TGACAAGAGCAGCACACCTTCTGGATTCACTCTCAAGCTGCGGAAGCATGTTCGTAGCAAGAGGCTTGAAGATGTCCGTATGCTAGGATATGATAGG ATGATCCTTTTTCAATTTGGACTTGGCAGTAATGCACATTTTATAATTCTGGAGCTGTACGCTCAAGGAAATATCATCCTCACAGATTCAGAATACACAGTGATGACACTACTCCGTTCTCATAG AGACGACAACAAAGGATTGGCTATCATGTCTCGCCATCGCTATCCGGTAGAAGCTTGCCGTACCTTTGAAAGGACTGActtaacaaagttaaaagaaacaTTGAAATTGTCTAATACAGTCGATGACAAAGAATCTTCCCAAGTTACACCTAGCTCAGTTGATAGTCAGCAACCTTCTGAACACGCCAATGATGAGGTGCCTGTTACTGATAAACCGGAAGAACCATCTAAAAGAACTGAAAAGAAGTCTGCTGCAAAAACTAAGCAGGCAGGTTCCAATGCAAAAGCGGGCGATGGCAGTCAATCAAATAAAGCTACTCTGAAGACACTTCTTGGGGAGGCATTGGCTTATGGCCCAGCACTAGCGGAGCATATCATATTAGATGCTGGGTTGCTTCCAAGTTCAAAGGTTGGGAAAGATCCAGAGAGCAGTATTGATGATCATACTATCCAGTCTCTAGTAGAATCTGTTACAAGGTTTGAGGACTGGCTCGTAGATATCATCTCTGGTCAAAAGATTCCCGAGGGATACATTCTCATGAAGAATAAGATGGCTGCAAAGAAAAACATCATGCCTTCAGAAGGGTCTTCTACGAACCAGAAG ATATATGATGAATATTGCCCTATCCTGCTGAAGCAATTTGAGTCAAGGGAATATGATGAATTTCAGACATTTGATGATGCATTAGATGAGTTCTACAGCAAAATAGAAAGTCAAAGGGTGGATCTACAGCAAAAAGCAAAAGAGGATTCAGCAGTCCATAGGCTCAACAAAATAAAGCTGGATCAG GAGAATCgtgtgcatacattgaggaaggaagCAGACCATTGCATCAGTATGGCAGAACTAATTGAGTACAATTTGGAGGATGTCGATGCAGCAATTACAGCTGTTCGTGTTTCGCTTGCAAATGGAATGAGTTGGGAAGCTCTTACTCGCATGATTAAAGAGGAGAGAAAGGCTGGAAATCCGGTAGCTGGTCTGATCGATAAGctcagttttgaaaaaaattgCATTAGCCTACTTCTTAGCAATAATCTTGATGACATGGATGAGGATGAGAAAACTGCGCCTGTTGAGAAG gtAGAGGTCGATCTGTCACTTTCTGCACATGCAAATGCTAGGCGGTGGTACGAAATGAAGAAAAAACAGGAAACCAAACAAGAGAAGACTATCACAGCACATGAGAAAGCTTTCAAAGCAGCCGAGAAGAAGACACGTCTTCAGCTTGCTCAG GAAAAAACTGTGGCTGCAATCACTCATATGAGGAAAGTTCACTGGTTTGAGAAATTCAATTGGTTTATCAGCAGTGAAAACTATTTGATTATCAGTGGTCGAGATGCTCAACAAAATGAGTTGGTTGTCAAGCGGTATATGTCTAAAGGAGATTT GTATGTGCATGCTGAGTTACATGGTGCTTCCAGTACAATCATCAAGAACCACAAACCTGACAGTCCAATACCACCCTTGACTCTAAACCAAGCAGGATGTTACACT GTATGCCACAGCAAAGCGTGGGATTCAAAAATTGTTACAAGTGCTTGGTGGGTATATCCTCATCAAGTTAGCAAAACAGCCCCCACTGGCGAGTACCTCACTGTTGGTAGTTTTATGATCCGTGGCAAGAAAAACTTTCTCCCACCTCATCCCCTTGTTATGGGATTTGGTATTCTCTTCCGTTTGGATGAGAGTTGCTTGGCATCTCATCTAAATGAAAGGAGGATCAGGGGTGAAGATGATGCCCTTCCAGAAatcgaagttgatcctcgaaagCACCCAAGTAATCTTGAACCGGATGACAGGCTTGCTACTGACAGTGAGATGAGTATAGTAACTCATGGAAATGAATCAAGCATGGACCATACAAGTGCTCACCGAAATAATGATATAAACTCTGGTAACATGGATACTGCCGACTTATCCGAACAGGTTGCTGGAACCAAAACTTTGGAAAACAATGGAACCTCCGCTTTCAAGGAAGAAACGCAGGATGATTCCGTTTCATCTCAACTGGAGGATCTATTGGATAAGAATCTTGGTCTGGGCCCTGCCAATGTGTCGGGTAAAAGCTCTTTGCTCATCAGCAGTCTTTCAAGTTTAGCTGAAGACGATGATCTTGATTTGAAGAAATCAACATTAAGAGAGAAACCATATGTATCAAAAGCAGAGAGAAGAAAACTGAAGAAGGGCCAGAGTACTTGTGAGTCTACTAGTGACCCCCAACATGGTGAATATGTCAAAAAGCTGGATAACTCACAACACGAAAAAGGCAAGGATAACACAAAGGCTGCTAATGGTGAATCTGTCAAAAAGCTGGATAACTCGCAGCACGAAAAAGGCAAGGATAACACAAAGGCTGCTCATACGAAAACAAGTCGTGGACAGAAGAGCAAGCttaagaagattaaagagaagtaTGCAGAGCAGGATGAAGAAGAAAGAGAAATCCGTATGGCTTTACTTGCG TCTTCTGGAAAAGCTTCTCAAAAGGACAAACCTTCACAAGATGGAGAAGACACCACTGCAAAACAATCAAAACCATCAACTG GCGAAGATGACTCATTAAAAATTTGTTATAAATGCAAAAAGTCTGGGCATCTATCTCGTGATTGCCCGGAAAGTACATCTGTGGTGGATTCAACTGGAGTCAGCGTTGGTCGAAGCAGCGATGGTATGGACAAAACTGCTGCTCCTGTTGGTGGCAGCATTACCATGGATGAAGATGAAATCCAtgaacttggtgatgaagagaaaGAAAAGTTGATTGATTTGGACTACTTAACTGGAATTCCGCTGGCAAGTGACATTTTGCTGTATGCTGTACCTGTATGTGCCCCTTACAATGCATTGCAGACATACAAATATCGTGTCAAGATCACCCCGGGCACCGCAAAGAAAGGAAAAG CTGCCAAAACTGCTATGAGCTTATTCATGCACATCCCTGATGCAACAAACCGCGAGAAGGAACTAATGAAGGCATGTACGGATCCTGAATTGGTGGCTGCAATTGTAGGGAATGCCAAGATCACCGCACCCGGCCTCACTCAAATGAAGCAGAAGCAGAAGCAGAAAGGGAAAAAGGCAGCAAAAAACAACTAG